One segment of Thermosynechococcus sp. HN-54 DNA contains the following:
- a CDS encoding DNA-directed RNA polymerase subunit omega has protein sequence MQKRLHYSSLEINRRAEELIKHSANRYRITVQIANRAKQRRGLEASEDLDDLPLKPVTRAIIEMSDEIAQPELLAD, from the coding sequence ATGCAAAAGCGCCTTCATTACTCATCCTTGGAAATTAACCGCCGCGCGGAAGAATTAATCAAGCACTCCGCCAATCGCTATCGGATTACGGTGCAAATTGCCAACCGGGCGAAACAGCGGCGGGGGCTAGAGGCCAGTGAAGATCTCGATGATCTGCCCCTGAAGCCGGTGACCCGTGCCATTATCGAAATGTCCGATGAAATTGCCCAACCGGAGTTACTGGCAGATTAG
- the mnmA gene encoding tRNA 2-thiouridine(34) synthase MnmA gives MSDLPAVVVGLSGGVDSSVAIASLKAQGYPVVGLTLWLMKGKGQCCSEGLVDAARLCEELAVPHHIVDSREIFEKYIVNYLVSGYASGVTPLPCSQCNRLVKFGPMLAYSREQLGIEYIATGHYAQVKYNPTSDRYELWRAVDRHKDQSYFLYDLPQEILAHVLFPLGQQTKAETRALAAQYGLHTASKPESQDLCLIEAHGSMRQFLEQYLPSQQGEIVDVHGRVLGYHQGIHHYTIGQRKGLGIAAPEALYVVALDREHNRVIVGDRATAGRRECTVARVNWVSIPPPREPMTATVQIRYRTLPVPVTIIPDANAEQVQLEFAEPQFGVTPGQAAVWYAGDRLLGGGIIQPFVTPTPQPLIATHV, from the coding sequence ATGTCCGATTTACCGGCGGTTGTTGTTGGCCTTTCCGGCGGTGTTGATAGTTCCGTGGCGATTGCCAGTCTCAAAGCTCAAGGGTACCCCGTTGTCGGTCTGACACTGTGGCTGATGAAGGGTAAGGGGCAGTGCTGCTCTGAGGGGCTAGTGGATGCGGCGCGTCTTTGTGAGGAGCTGGCAGTCCCTCACCACATTGTGGATAGCCGCGAAATTTTCGAGAAATATATTGTGAACTATCTGGTCAGTGGCTACGCCAGTGGGGTGACACCGCTGCCCTGTTCCCAATGCAACCGTTTGGTGAAGTTTGGGCCGATGTTGGCCTATAGCCGGGAGCAACTGGGGATTGAATACATTGCTACGGGGCATTATGCCCAAGTGAAATACAATCCCACTAGCGATCGCTATGAACTGTGGCGGGCGGTGGATCGTCATAAGGATCAAAGCTACTTTCTCTATGACTTGCCCCAAGAGATTCTCGCTCATGTACTGTTTCCTCTTGGTCAGCAAACCAAGGCCGAGACCCGTGCCCTCGCGGCGCAGTATGGCCTGCACACCGCCAGTAAACCGGAAAGCCAAGATCTCTGCCTGATTGAAGCCCATGGATCTATGCGCCAATTCTTGGAGCAGTATCTGCCCAGTCAGCAGGGGGAGATTGTCGATGTCCATGGCCGGGTGCTGGGGTACCATCAGGGGATTCACCACTATACGATTGGCCAGCGTAAGGGCTTGGGAATTGCGGCACCTGAAGCGCTTTATGTGGTGGCCTTGGATCGGGAACACAATCGCGTCATTGTCGGCGATCGCGCCACCGCCGGCCGTCGTGAGTGCACTGTGGCACGAGTGAACTGGGTCTCGATCCCACCCCCCAGAGAACCGATGACAGCCACGGTACAAATTCGCTATCGCACCCTCCCTGTCCCAGTGACTATCATTCCCGACGCCAACGCTGAACAGGTACAATTGGAGTTTGCTGAACCGCAATTTGGGGTAACGCCGGGGCAAGCGGCGGTTTGGTATGCGGGCGATCGCCTGCTGGGGGGCGGCATTATCCAGCCCTTTGTGACACCGACACCACAACCCCTAATAGCCACCCACGTTTAA
- a CDS encoding RNA-binding protein: MSIYVGNLSYTATQEDLEAVFAEYGSVKQVYLPVDRETGRKRGFGFVEMSTDAEEDAAIADLDGAEWMGRQLKVNKARPREAMGGGNNRYSRHR; this comes from the coding sequence ATGTCTATTTATGTCGGCAACCTTTCCTACACGGCCACCCAAGAAGACTTAGAGGCCGTTTTTGCCGAGTACGGTTCCGTCAAACAAGTCTATTTACCGGTGGACCGGGAAACAGGCCGTAAGCGGGGCTTTGGTTTTGTGGAAATGTCCACGGATGCTGAAGAAGATGCGGCGATCGCCGATCTCGACGGTGCCGAATGGATGGGACGGCAACTCAAGGTGAACAAAGCACGCCCCCGTGAAGCCATGGGCGGTGGCAACAATCGTTATTCCCGTCATCGCTAA
- the ilvC gene encoding ketol-acid reductoisomerase, with protein MARMYYDADAQLDLLKDKTIAIIGYGSQGHAHALNLRDSGLNVVVGLYAGSRSAERARADGLAVHPVAEAAKMADWIMILLPDEVQRVVYEQEIALHLQAGNVLSFAHGFNIHFGQIVPPDNVDVVMVAPKGPGHLVRRTYAQGEGVPCLFAVYQNASGQARDLAMAYAKGIGGTRAGILETTFREETETDLFGEQVVLCGGLSALIKAGFETLVQAGYQPELAYFECLHEVKLIVDLIVEGGLAKMRDSISNTAEYGDLTRGPRIITNETRAEMRKILHEIQTGQFAREFVLENMAGKPGFTAMRRREAEHPIEQVGQELRSMFSWLKRA; from the coding sequence ATGGCGCGCATGTATTACGACGCAGATGCCCAATTAGACCTCCTCAAGGACAAAACGATCGCCATTATTGGCTATGGCTCCCAAGGCCACGCCCATGCCCTCAACCTGCGGGATAGCGGTCTCAATGTTGTGGTGGGTCTCTATGCCGGCAGTCGTTCTGCAGAGCGCGCCCGTGCCGATGGTCTAGCGGTACACCCCGTGGCGGAAGCTGCGAAAATGGCCGACTGGATTATGATTCTTCTGCCCGATGAAGTTCAGCGGGTTGTTTATGAGCAGGAGATTGCCCTCCACCTGCAAGCGGGAAATGTTCTCTCCTTTGCCCACGGCTTTAACATTCACTTTGGCCAGATTGTGCCCCCCGATAATGTGGATGTGGTGATGGTGGCTCCCAAAGGTCCCGGTCACCTTGTCCGCCGCACCTATGCTCAAGGGGAAGGGGTGCCCTGCCTATTTGCGGTCTATCAAAATGCCAGTGGTCAAGCCCGTGATTTAGCGATGGCCTACGCCAAGGGGATTGGTGGCACCCGCGCCGGCATTCTGGAAACTACCTTCCGCGAAGAAACAGAAACCGATCTCTTTGGTGAGCAAGTGGTGCTCTGTGGTGGCCTCAGCGCCCTGATAAAGGCTGGCTTTGAAACGTTGGTGCAGGCGGGTTATCAGCCAGAGCTGGCCTACTTTGAGTGTCTCCACGAAGTGAAGCTGATTGTGGATTTGATTGTTGAAGGGGGTCTCGCCAAAATGCGCGACAGCATCTCCAACACCGCAGAATATGGCGACCTCACCCGTGGCCCGCGGATTATTACCAATGAAACCCGCGCGGAAATGCGCAAAATTCTCCACGAAATTCAAACGGGTCAATTTGCCCGTGAGTTTGTGCTGGAAAATATGGCGGGTAAACCCGGCTTTACTGCAATGCGGCGACGGGAAGCAGAACACCCCATTGAACAGGTGGGTCAAGAACTGCGTTCCATGTTTAGCTGGTTAAAACGGGCTTAA
- the ruvB gene encoding Holliday junction branch migration DNA helicase RuvB, which produces MAIISSQNSPPERSRPPSLLSNQPTPEEQQSPAEESLRPRSLQDYIGQQELKDVLHIAIEAAKARQEPLDHLLLYGPPGLGKTTIALILAAEMGVNCKVTSAPALERPRDIVGLLVNLQAGDILFIDEIHRLSRMTEELLYPAMEDFYLDLTVGKQQTARTRRLKLNPFTLVGATTRAGALTSPLRDRFGLVQRLRFYHPEELQQIVQRGASLLQTPITPEAALEIGRRSRGTPRIALRLLKRVRDFAEVKHDGSITLDVARAALDLFNVDPAGLDGSDRRLLSLMIEFYQGGPVGIETLAAATGEDVQTIEEVYEPYLLQMGYLQRTPRGRVATPRAWQHLGYTPPENQLPFLSTPYDTLS; this is translated from the coding sequence ATGGCGATTATTTCGTCGCAAAATTCACCGCCGGAGCGATCGCGCCCCCCTTCCCTGCTCTCCAATCAACCCACCCCAGAGGAACAGCAGTCCCCGGCGGAGGAATCCTTACGTCCTCGCTCTTTGCAGGACTACATTGGCCAGCAGGAACTAAAAGATGTGCTGCACATTGCCATCGAGGCAGCCAAGGCACGCCAAGAACCCCTTGATCACCTGCTGCTCTATGGTCCGCCGGGCTTGGGCAAAACCACCATTGCCTTGATCTTGGCGGCAGAAATGGGGGTCAACTGTAAAGTGACCAGTGCCCCAGCTTTGGAGCGCCCCCGCGACATTGTGGGTCTCTTGGTGAACCTGCAAGCGGGCGATATTCTTTTTATTGATGAGATTCACCGCCTCTCCCGCATGACCGAGGAACTCCTCTATCCAGCAATGGAGGATTTTTACCTCGATCTCACTGTGGGCAAGCAACAAACAGCGCGGACACGACGACTGAAACTCAATCCCTTTACCCTTGTGGGAGCCACTACCCGTGCCGGTGCTCTGACGTCACCCTTGCGCGATCGCTTTGGCTTGGTGCAGCGGTTGCGCTTTTATCATCCCGAAGAACTCCAACAGATTGTCCAGCGGGGTGCCAGCCTTTTGCAAACCCCCATTACCCCCGAAGCGGCTCTAGAAATCGGCCGGCGCAGTCGGGGTACCCCTCGCATTGCCCTGCGGCTCCTCAAACGAGTCCGGGACTTTGCAGAGGTTAAGCACGATGGCAGCATTACACTGGATGTGGCGAGAGCTGCCCTTGACCTTTTTAACGTAGATCCGGCTGGGTTGGATGGGAGCGATCGCCGGCTGCTGAGTCTGATGATTGAGTTCTACCAAGGGGGGCCGGTAGGGATTGAAACCCTTGCCGCAGCCACGGGTGAGGATGTGCAAACCATTGAAGAGGTCTATGAACCCTACCTGCTCCAGATGGGCTATCTGCAACGGACACCCCGAGGTCGAGTCGCCACTCCCCGCGCTTGGCAACACCTCGGCTATACTCCACCAGAAAACCAGTTGCCATTTTTATCTACTCCCTATGACACCTTATCTTAA
- a CDS encoding DUF29 domain-containing protein has product MTPYLKTQLLYETDYYLWLNTTVAQLKARDFGNLDLENLIEEIESLGRSEKRALFSYLLRLCEHLLKLKYWETERQYCYRAWLLEISHFRLEIALILQDSPSLQPFANAAFLDAYQKARKNMLKAIGLSPDVIPEALNFTIEEALDEEWLPWQSDLNS; this is encoded by the coding sequence ATGACACCTTATCTTAAGACCCAACTCCTCTATGAGACTGATTATTATCTTTGGCTCAATACAACGGTTGCCCAACTAAAAGCACGGGATTTCGGCAACTTAGATCTGGAAAACTTAATTGAGGAGATTGAGAGCTTGGGTCGAAGTGAGAAGCGCGCCCTATTCAGCTATCTACTGCGTCTTTGTGAGCATCTTCTCAAGCTCAAATACTGGGAAACTGAGCGACAATACTGTTATAGGGCTTGGCTGTTAGAGATTAGTCATTTCCGTTTAGAAATTGCGCTAATTTTGCAGGATAGCCCCAGTCTTCAGCCATTTGCAAATGCAGCTTTCTTAGACGCCTATCAAAAGGCAAGGAAAAATATGCTGAAGGCGATCGGTTTATCCCCTGACGTGATTCCTGAAGCACTCAACTTCACAATAGAGGAAGCTCTAGACGAGGAGTGGCTGCCTTGGCAATCTGACCTCAATTCATAG
- a CDS encoding DUF29 domain-containing protein — MTSPIKTKPASLYTADYYLWLKETVAQLKAGDFDNLDVENLIEEIESLGRSEKQAIASYLMRLCEHLLKIKYWDTEREYCLRGWQREVMNFRLHIQEILEVSPSLTSFVQEIFIKQYRNGRKLFLSASGVNAHLIPEAPEFTLEQALDQNWLPWPPDANSEGSVS; from the coding sequence ATGACCTCTCCCATTAAAACTAAGCCTGCATCCCTCTACACCGCAGACTATTACCTTTGGCTTAAGGAGACCGTTGCCCAACTGAAGGCAGGGGACTTCGACAACTTAGATGTAGAAAATTTAATTGAGGAGATTGAGAGCTTGGGTCGAAGCGAGAAACAAGCGATCGCGAGCTATTTAATGCGACTCTGTGAGCACCTCCTCAAAATTAAATACTGGGACACGGAACGGGAATACTGCCTGCGGGGTTGGCAACGAGAAGTGATGAATTTTAGATTGCACATTCAGGAAATACTCGAAGTCAGCCCCAGCTTGACATCCTTTGTGCAGGAGATTTTCATCAAACAATATCGCAATGGGAGAAAACTCTTTCTCAGCGCCAGTGGGGTGAATGCTCATTTGATTCCTGAAGCCCCCGAATTTACCCTTGAACAAGCCCTCGATCAGAACTGGCTGCCTTGGCCACCTGATGCGAACTCCGAAGGCTCAGTCTCGTGA
- the hisD gene encoding histidinol dehydrogenase, with protein MLRIITQLTDLRAELRRICDRTNSGEMSEQEATVEAILRRVAQEGDRALIEYTAQFDHIHLTPETLRVKGDELDAAYQQVSKELLDAIRLAKQQIEAFHRQRVPKSWVQFGEDGIVLGKRYTAVDAAGLYVPGGRAAYPSTVLMNAIPAQVAGVQRIVMVTPPGQGKGINPAVLVAAQEAGIQEIYRIGGAQAIAALAYGTETIPRVDVITGPGNLYVTLAKKQVYGRVGIDSLAGPSEVLIIADEGAHPVHIAADLLAQAEHDPLAAAILLTPSLPLAKAVVTAVNEQLAEHPRRVLTEKAIAHYGLIGIVETLEQAVELSNRFAPEHLELEVEDPWSLVEQVRHAGAIFLGYSTPEAVGDYLAGPNHTLPTSGAARYASALGVETFLKHSSLIQYTPAALRKQGGAVMTLAETEGLISHRDSVRLRLEP; from the coding sequence ATGTTGCGGATCATCACCCAGTTAACCGATCTACGCGCTGAACTACGCCGCATTTGCGATCGCACTAATAGCGGGGAGATGAGCGAACAAGAGGCTACCGTTGAGGCAATTTTGCGCCGTGTGGCTCAGGAAGGCGATCGCGCCCTGATTGAATACACAGCTCAGTTTGATCACATTCACCTAACGCCAGAAACATTACGGGTCAAAGGGGACGAACTAGACGCTGCCTACCAACAGGTTTCCAAAGAACTCCTCGATGCCATTCGCCTCGCCAAGCAACAAATCGAAGCCTTCCACCGCCAGCGTGTGCCCAAGAGTTGGGTGCAATTTGGGGAGGATGGCATTGTCCTCGGCAAACGTTACACCGCCGTCGATGCAGCTGGCCTCTATGTGCCGGGGGGACGGGCTGCCTATCCCAGCACCGTTTTAATGAATGCCATTCCCGCTCAGGTAGCGGGTGTGCAGCGGATTGTCATGGTCACACCTCCCGGTCAAGGCAAAGGCATTAACCCTGCCGTTCTCGTCGCTGCTCAAGAAGCCGGGATTCAAGAGATTTATCGTATTGGGGGTGCCCAAGCCATTGCTGCCCTCGCCTACGGTACGGAAACCATTCCCCGCGTGGATGTCATTACCGGGCCGGGAAACCTGTATGTCACGCTCGCCAAGAAGCAGGTCTATGGCCGCGTTGGCATTGACTCCCTTGCAGGGCCATCGGAAGTCTTAATTATTGCTGATGAAGGTGCTCACCCTGTTCACATTGCTGCGGATTTACTCGCTCAAGCGGAACATGATCCCCTGGCAGCAGCAATTTTGCTCACGCCGAGTCTGCCCCTTGCAAAAGCAGTGGTTACGGCCGTGAACGAACAATTGGCTGAGCATCCGCGCCGTGTCCTCACTGAGAAGGCGATCGCCCACTACGGACTGATTGGCATTGTTGAAACGCTCGAACAAGCAGTCGAGCTGTCCAATCGCTTTGCCCCAGAGCATCTAGAACTGGAAGTTGAAGATCCTTGGAGCCTTGTCGAGCAGGTGCGCCATGCGGGTGCGATTTTCCTCGGCTATTCCACCCCTGAAGCGGTTGGTGACTATCTCGCGGGTCCCAATCACACCCTGCCCACCTCTGGTGCCGCCCGTTATGCGTCTGCCTTGGGTGTAGAAACGTTCCTCAAGCATTCCAGTCTCATTCAATACACCCCTGCCGCCTTGCGCAAACAAGGGGGAGCTGTCATGACCCTTGCGGAAACGGAAGGCCTGATTTCCCACCGCGACTCTGTGCGTCTGCGCCTTGAGCCTTAG
- a CDS encoding ArsA-related P-loop ATPase, translated as MTRIVTLLGATPEQQTVLGLAIAQWFAKQQQRTLLAVPSPATFLRFLIGRPDQAIGWQPKFLSERLAIAELLATESLNAAWQDLSRLIEPYLPQELVGKVYAAELMILPGMDTLLTLNALRVHYSSGEYDVIVYVGGNSQDTLRLIGLPQGLAWYYRRFQRLLDQLDLNAIANAIGGPIASAIMAANIDTQKVRERFAEAKEWIDRGVQIAADSQRLSVFLLTDGTAISTAQTQWLWGSAQQVNVPISEVFCMGEPTPEVSRTFAPLRISAFPTDWSNWQRLVSHLPDLNQLAAAPAPHEFDETQQQVRIFLPGFRKEQVKLSEFSGELTVEAGDQRRHIELPPSLKGKPVRGGKFEAPYLIVSF; from the coding sequence ATGACACGGATTGTTACCCTCCTAGGCGCAACACCAGAACAGCAAACAGTTTTGGGTTTGGCGATTGCCCAGTGGTTTGCCAAGCAACAGCAGCGAACCTTACTAGCAGTGCCTAGTCCAGCCACATTCCTGCGATTTCTCATTGGTCGTCCCGATCAGGCGATTGGCTGGCAACCAAAATTTCTGTCGGAACGGTTGGCGATCGCAGAGCTTCTAGCCACTGAAAGTCTCAACGCAGCATGGCAAGATCTCAGCCGTTTAATTGAACCCTATCTGCCCCAAGAGTTGGTGGGTAAGGTTTATGCGGCAGAATTGATGATTTTACCGGGGATGGATACGTTGCTAACCCTCAATGCCTTGCGGGTTCACTACAGTAGTGGTGAGTACGATGTGATTGTTTATGTCGGTGGGAACAGTCAGGATACCCTGCGGTTAATTGGTTTACCCCAAGGATTGGCGTGGTACTATCGGCGATTTCAACGCTTGTTGGATCAACTCGACCTAAATGCGATCGCCAATGCCATTGGGGGGCCGATCGCTAGCGCAATTATGGCAGCCAATATTGATACCCAAAAAGTGCGGGAGCGTTTCGCTGAGGCGAAGGAGTGGATTGATCGCGGTGTGCAGATTGCCGCAGACTCGCAACGGTTATCGGTGTTTCTGCTAACGGATGGCACAGCGATCTCAACTGCTCAAACCCAGTGGCTATGGGGCAGTGCTCAACAGGTGAATGTCCCCATTTCTGAGGTCTTTTGTATGGGGGAACCCACGCCAGAGGTCAGCCGCACGTTTGCACCGCTACGTATTTCGGCTTTCCCTACCGACTGGAGCAACTGGCAACGCCTTGTTTCTCATCTTCCAGACTTGAACCAGTTGGCGGCAGCACCCGCTCCCCATGAATTTGATGAGACGCAACAACAGGTGCGCATTTTCCTGCCGGGGTTTCGCAAAGAGCAGGTGAAACTCAGCGAGTTTAGTGGGGAACTGACGGTGGAGGCTGGCGATCAGCGGCGCCACATTGAACTGCCCCCTAGTCTCAAGGGCAAACCCGTTCGCGGGGGTAAATTTGAAGCCCCCTACCTCATTGTTAGTTTCTAG
- a CDS encoding IctB family putative bicarbonate transporter: MDVLLRRLDVEGWRSHSGVGQLLGLLRGWQEKSWLWRWIPSFGALLVGLVLVLAPLMPSAMIGMLLGAGGGFWLLWTLAGEREGRWSGVHLLVLLYWGVALLATVLSPVPRAAMVGLVKLTLYLLFFALAERVMRNERWRSRLLTVYLLTALLVSVEGVRQWIFGAEPLATWTDPESALANVTRVYSFLGNPNLLAGYLLPSVPLSAAAIAVWRGWLPKLLAVVMLGMNTASLILTFSRGGWLGLTVAAIAGVLLLGVWYWPRLPLKWRRWGVPTVGGLAIALCIAGIVSVPALRERAASIFVARDDSSNNFRINVWTAVQQMIWARPWLGIGPGNVAFNQIYPLYQVNVRFTALSAYSIFLEILVEVGVIGFGVFLWLLAVLADRAWRCLQGLRTTGDAQGFWLMGTLATMVGMLTHGLVDTIWFRPEVATLWWLMVAIVASFAPLGGWTENTAAKDADAERSI; this comes from the coding sequence ATGGATGTTCTGCTGCGGCGGTTGGATGTGGAGGGGTGGCGAAGCCATAGTGGGGTGGGACAGCTGTTGGGCTTGCTGCGGGGTTGGCAGGAGAAGAGTTGGCTGTGGCGTTGGATTCCAAGCTTTGGGGCGCTCTTGGTGGGACTGGTGTTGGTGCTGGCGCCGTTGATGCCGTCGGCGATGATTGGGATGCTGCTGGGGGCAGGGGGTGGGTTTTGGCTGCTGTGGACGTTGGCGGGGGAACGGGAAGGGCGCTGGTCGGGGGTGCATTTGCTGGTGCTGCTCTACTGGGGAGTTGCGCTGTTGGCAACGGTGTTGTCACCGGTTCCGCGGGCGGCGATGGTGGGGTTGGTGAAGTTGACGTTGTACCTGCTGTTTTTTGCGCTGGCGGAGCGGGTGATGCGTAATGAGCGGTGGCGATCGCGCTTGCTGACGGTCTATCTGCTGACGGCGTTGCTGGTGAGTGTGGAGGGGGTACGGCAGTGGATTTTTGGGGCGGAGCCGTTGGCGACATGGACGGATCCGGAATCGGCGTTGGCAAATGTGACGCGGGTCTATAGTTTTTTGGGAAATCCGAATCTGTTGGCGGGTTATTTGTTGCCCAGTGTGCCGTTGAGTGCGGCGGCGATCGCGGTGTGGCGAGGCTGGCTGCCAAAGCTGTTAGCGGTGGTGATGCTGGGGATGAATACGGCGAGCCTGATTTTGACGTTTAGCCGAGGGGGGTGGCTAGGGTTAACAGTGGCTGCGATCGCGGGAGTTCTATTGCTGGGAGTTTGGTATTGGCCAAGGTTACCGCTGAAATGGCGCCGCTGGGGGGTGCCGACTGTGGGGGGGCTGGCGATCGCGCTCTGTATTGCTGGAATTGTGAGTGTGCCGGCGCTGCGGGAGCGGGCGGCGAGTATTTTTGTTGCCCGAGACGACAGTAGCAATAATTTCCGGATCAACGTTTGGACGGCAGTCCAGCAGATGATCTGGGCGCGGCCTTGGCTGGGGATTGGGCCGGGGAATGTGGCCTTTAACCAGATTTATCCGCTCTATCAGGTGAATGTGCGTTTTACGGCCTTGAGTGCCTATTCGATTTTTTTGGAAATCCTTGTGGAAGTGGGTGTAATTGGCTTTGGGGTCTTTCTCTGGTTATTGGCGGTGCTGGCCGATCGCGCGTGGCGGTGTTTGCAGGGGTTACGAACCACAGGGGACGCTCAAGGATTCTGGTTGATGGGAACACTGGCGACAATGGTGGGGATGCTGACCCACGGGCTGGTGGATACGATTTGGTTTCGCCCGGAGGTGGCTACTCTCTGGTGGCTGATGGTGGCGATCGTGGCCAGCTTTGCGCCGTTAGGAGGCTGGACAGAGAATACAGCTGCTAAGGATGCAGACGCTGAGCGATCAATCTAG